DNA sequence from the Littorina saxatilis isolate snail1 linkage group LG9, US_GU_Lsax_2.0, whole genome shotgun sequence genome:
gattgcgtgtgtgtcaggtgtatgtgagtgtgtgcgcgcgcaggtgtgtgagtataactgtaagtaataagagggagagaaagaggagtgtcatttctttgggattatcgtgtgctcttgatttgcgccgggggcggggggggggggggggcgataagtGAGTAGTTTAAAACATTGATAACATAGATTTTGCAATGGTGTAAAACAAATATCATTTTCTACGACGAAGAGACTTCAAGTCAGTTTAAAGATTAATGATACTTCATGTTTTAGAGATGGCTGTTTGTTTACCTGTTACAcctattacttccctttgcaaGCCGAATGCGCACTGCAACTTCAGATCAAATCACATAAGTATTACAGATAAACATTAAACGTATTAGCTGTCAATATTATTTCTACAAAGCCTACTTCAATGTAAAGAAGGATTCCTGCCAACATAAAGGTTGTTTCAAAACGCTCGTTCCTAGCGTTTTACAAGGTAGTAAACAGTAAATGTGtacacctttttacatttagtcaaaacttgactaaatgttttaacatagagggggaatcgagacgagggtcgtggtgtgtgtgtgtgtgtgtgtgtgtgtggtgtgtgtgtgtgtgtgtgtgtgtgtgtagagtgattcagagtaaactacaggaccgatctttatgaaatttgacatgagagttcctgagtatgatatccccagacgtttttttcccattttttcgataaatatctttgatgacgtcatatccggctttttgtaaaagttgaggcggcactgtcacaccctcatttttcaataaaattgattgaaattttggccaagcaatcttcgacgaaggccggactttggtattgcatttcagcttggaggcttaaaaatcatataattactttggtcattaaaaatctgaaaattgtaattaaaattaatttttttatagaTTGATCCACAATTACGTTcgtcttattctttatcattttctgattccaaaaacatataaatatgttatattgattaaaaacaagctctgaaaattaaaaatataaaaattatgattaaaataaaatttccgaattcgatttaaaaacaatttcatcttatttcttgtcggttcctgattcccaaaacatatagatatgatatgtttggattgaaaacacgctcagaaagttaaaacgaagagaggtacacagaaaagcgtgctatcccgctcagcgcgaccattaccgcactattctggcttgtcgatttcactgcctttgccacaagcggtggactgacgaaactacgagtatgcggtcttggcgAAAAACTGCAGTGCGTtctgttttattctgtgagttcgacagcttgactaaatgtagtaatttcgccttacgcgacttgttgttttctgtttttgctAGACAAGATTTCAGTAAAGCATTCTTGGCCGTCATCGCGTAAAAGCAGAAAAGCAACAATAAACTGGAAGAAAGCGCATTCAGTTGACAAGCAACATGGCTGTGTGTTTTTTACCCCTGCGATATATTGTTTCTAAGAATTTGTAAAATACTGAAAGTTCGCCAACAATATTGTCAGTGTTCAAATGATTCTAAGAGGAGATGTTTGGTTTTTAGGCACCTCCGTGATACGAACACTACCCCTCTCAGTTATTGGCAAGCTTCTTCCTCCGGATACAGCAGGGGACAGCCCTCAGCTTGGATGTAATCCACGGAACAATCTTCTTGTATGCCGGGCCAGGTTGTGTCCCCTCCAGTTTGCTGTTGAACAATGGTATAATTATGTACTGTTTAATAACAAACGACTACTTGTACCCTGGGTTGGTATGCAGGAGTCGAGTTTGAATGTGTTGCATTTTAAAACCTCGACTTTTGTCTAGCGGCTAAGCCAATAAAAGAGAAACAATGAATACTGGACTCACCGTCCACCATCCTGAGATCGGGCCAGGCTACATGATACAAGCTGATCCTATGCGAAACATCAACTGCTCTACTGCTATCTGTTCACAGTTTGAGtcttttaaccctttcgctgccaatcaaaacttcctgactgccagggaatattggagttcggggtgtaataattcacaaaaaattctagctccaaactggcagtaggtaggaaagtaaaacctatgttatttttaaaggaaattcaaccaagaatctgtttttagtatctaatcatggaaataatgcacaagtgcaggacgggtatacccgtcctaaggcagtcaaggggttaatgAATCAGTGGTTTTTTAAACAATTAAACTCTGCATGGGAAGCAGTCAGGATAttgattttttgtatgtgtccaagtgtcccatgtacagggtgacacgaaaaaaacagatcccaccaaaagtttaatattttctgaaataatcagccgattcttttattttttcaggtgagccaagctgaaatgatgttctaacagcccaccaagtttgagcttcaagatgtcatggacaacggagcataagacatttatagtcgaggcctattttcgccggcgaacagatttgctcgggctgcgcacaacagactctctgactgaatcaatattcctcggtgtccttgctgatttaggtcgaccagagtgggatcccctgttagggtttttactattgaggttattgacagtcccatggtctctgaacttatccctccatccatagataactgatttaacaggaaagtctctacgtccaaactgtcttttgaattccagttgagcagcgtggatagaattcgaccgaaaataggcctcgactataaatgtcttatgctccgttgtccatgacatcttgaagctcaaacttggtgggctgttagaacatcatttcagcttggctcacctgaaaaaataaaagaatcggctgattatttcagaaaatattaaacttttggtgggatctgtttttttcgtgtcaccctgtataagGTCTGGGCAGATCTCAGATCGCTAGCAAAATTGTTTTCGTGGGAAGGACTCAGAATAATTATGTAAGCAGTTATTCGAAATGAAGTTATGTAGCTAATGTATGATGAGTGCgccgaataaaaaataaaaaaattcatcAGTCTTAATTTCGCATATTAGCGATGTtgtcatataaaaaaaattaagctTTTTGCAAAGAACAAACTACGAATTTAACATTACTCAACACAACGGTACAAAAGCGAATACACTACAATAATACTTTATTAACTCAATTAGAAAAATTCATGTTGTAGCTGACAAGGCCTCTCAACACTGACCCTCTCAACACAATTAACACCTAATAATAATATTTGTAATAAGACACTACAAATATGGCATAGGAAGTGTCGTTTTAGGGTGAAGTACCGTACCTTAATTGCGATTTCATGAGATGGTTATATTATCATAATGGCACTATTATGATAATTTAAAAATTGCCAGTATGTAGATTAATTGCTGTATTTTGGCACAGTATTACAATGTGTCTATTTGTGGCTGGAAAATAAAATAACGGTCAACAAATGCGCGCAAAACATAGAACTCAGTTTATCAGCTCCAGCGTCTGCAGTTATTACGGGATGGTTATCATTTTTCATGTGCACGGAGTTGGAAGGGCATATGTTACCTGGAGTATATTATATCTGCATACAAATATGGGTTTGTCCGTATAAGATTATAAAAAAGTCAAtcttaacacatttttaaattgtgttctATTCAAGAAAACAGCAAACTGCAATGAAGTGAAGTGAAATGAAATATTGTGCACAATTTCATGTGGATATCTGTAATGGTTTTTAATATATCAATGCAACACGACCAAAAACCGCCTGACCTTGTTCAGGaagttattcttttttttagccacaaatatataatatattttttttgaatACCACATTTTATCTTCATACTTATCAAGTTTTATTATAAAAATGCCATGTGCTGGCCAAAACATTAAATCGCAATTAAGATACGCAAGTTTGGACGGCACTTCCCCTTTCAAGTTTAAGATTTTCAGTGTTGATTAATCGTAAACTGTGCACTTTATAGATGaggatgatgattatgatgaagatgatgacaaCAACGACGATGATTACCAAATTGCATTGCCGTTGACACCCTTCTTGCGCTTTCGATTGCGGTCTTCGTGCAGCTTCGCCCATTCCAATTGTTTGGGACCTCTGGCCGGCAAGACGGGAGGTGGAATGACAACATATGGCTCCTCGGGTGATCTGTCGAAGAGTAATATGTTCGTGTTTTAATTTAAGTACAGTGAATGCATCAATTGAAGACGATTTCAACATCTAAGAGGCAGCATTATTCACTTACGCCAAGGTATTATGTCATGTAAATCTATGTCTACACCCCCCCGCCCCTCTTTTTAGACAGCTGAACATTCGCAAAAACCCGGGTTTTACcgagtcttaaaagggtggtAAATTGACCGACGTACGTCATGATAAATGGCTTCAGTGGCAAACTTCTCAAACACTGCGGTGACTCCCTGTCCGCAGTGTTCTCCCAGCTGTTCCAGATGTCCCTGGACCAAAACGTCGTACCCCGCATCTGGAAGACATCTGACATCGTTCCAGTCGCGAAGAAGTCGTGTCCCAAAGAACTGAACGACTACAGACCAATCGCGCTGACATCGATACCCTTCAAGTGTGCCGAGAAGATCGTCCTTCAGAGACTTCGACTTCAAACAGCTGACCACCAGGACCCGCTGCAGTTTGCTTACCGCAGCAACAGGAGCACCGAAGATGCTGTGTTGACTCTACTTCACAAGCTGCATGAGCATCTTGACCGGCCAAAATCGTACGCCAGAGTCCTGTTCATAGACTTCTCTAGCGCATTTAACACGATCCAGCCCCACCTGTTGATGGAGAAGCTCCTTGCCATGTCGGTGAACTCAGGGCTGATTTGCTGGATCTACAGCTTCCTTACAGGAAAGACCACAGCAAGTCAGGGTTGGCGAGCAGTTCTCCAGCACTCTGATGACAAACACTGGGGCCCCACAAGGGTGTGTGTTGTCTCCTGTCCTGTTTACTCTCTACACGGCGGACTGTCGGAGCAGTGATGCTTGCAACCTGCTCATCAAGTTTGCTGACGACTCGTCCTTGACTGGCATGATTCGCAATGACGAGTACCTATACAGAGCGGCGGTCGATGAGCTTGTGGGGTGGTGTGACAGAAACTACCTAGACCTAAACGTCTCCAAAACAAAAGAACTCATTGTCGACTTCAGGAGAGAAAAGCCAGAACTTCAACCAATCACCATCAAGGGTCAACCAGTTGAGACTGTTAAGTCGTATAAGTACCTGGGCATGGTAATTGATGATAAACTGGACTGGACTGAACACATCCGCGCTTGCTGCAAAAAGGGCAACCAGAGACTCTTCTTCCTCAGAAAACTGAAGAAATTCAGGGTGGACCAAAAAATCATGTCACTGTTCTTTCAGTCAGTAGTACAGAGCGTCACGCTATACAACATCGTATGCTTCCTTGGGAGCGCAAAGAAGACGGATGTTGATCAGCTGGGGAAAATTATCAGAACTGCTGAAAGAATCATCAAAGAAGAACTGCCAAGCATCAACTCCATCTACGAGAAGACAGCCATCAGAAAGCTAAATAAGATCCGGTCAGATCCATCTCACCCTCTCCATCCCGTCCTCGCAGCTCAGACTCCAGCCCGATCAGCATCGAGGAGGTTGCGCTCCTTCAAGTGCCGCACTAACAGGTTCCTGGACTCCTACTTGCCCTCTGCTGTCAGGCTACTCAACGCCACGACCtgaagcagcctgtgtgatttgCCGCCAACTCCGCAGCGATGGGCACTttggtgcatgtgtgggtgcgcGGATGTTGATCcgctggtgtgagtgtgtgtgtgtgtgtgtgtgtgtgtatgtatgtatgcctgtgtctgtgtgagcgtctgtgtgtgtgtgtgtgtgtgtgtgtgtgtgtgtgtgtgtgcgtgtgtgcttgtgtgttgtgatcgtgtgactgtgtgtatgtatgtgtttgtgtacaagtgtgtgtgcgggtgcgtACGAGTTTGTAGAATGCTCTTGGTCTTGATACACGCGCATGTGTTATCTATCCATGACCTTTTAAATCATGCCTGTGTGCCATTATTACCCACTCAATCTGAATAtattttattgttgttagttaaactgagattgagagagatggcgagtgagaaagagagagagagagtgtgtgtgtgtgtgtgtgtgtgtgtgtgtgtgtgtgtgtgtgtgtgtgtaagtgtgagtgCTGCGAGAGACGCTCAGGATGTTACATGTGTTTTAATGCAATTCTAATTCTAAGTTTACAGCAAATATGAAGCGGGCTAgagttattagttttaagtgcaatcgtttaattcttaatacatgtgatgtttttatgtctgtgatcgcctgacactgtaaggcaattttccttgtttttatgaggacagtaaacattttgagtctcTTGAGTCTCTTCTCCTGTCGATTTCAAGATTTCGTTGCAGTTTCACAGAATGTAAAGCCTCAATACAAGCACAATACACAAAAGAGTACTCTtggattatgatgatgatgatgatggtgatgatgatgatgatgatggtgatgatgatgatgatgatgatgatgatgatgatgatgatgatgatgatgatgatgatgatgatgatgatgatgatataaaAATTACCTGGGATTTTCGTATATGTGATCCGCGTAGAGATTCTCGCAAGAAGTAGACACTCCAGGTGACTGTTTGGGTGGATCAGCCTGAATACCAGTTTCTTTTGTTGCCCGTTGACTGTTCTGGCTTTTGTCGgttgagttgttgttgttggtggtgttgtacATATTTAAGATGCCAACGTGCTCGATGTGTATGGCACTTGATCTCTGACTGACATCATCGGATGAATGAGCTCGTCCGTTGTCGATACCCAATACAATGAGACATGGTGTCTTCCCGGCACTGTGGCTCTTCCGTTCTGGCTGGCAATGCTCCCACCTGTTTTCTTGCGGGTGAGGCGTTGGGCCAGGTATTACTAATTTCAGACCTGGTGATTGCTTTTCAGATCCTCGAGCGCTTTTCCCTTTTTGCGGAACGTTGCTGACGCAGGATGTCTTGCAGGTCAATCCCGACCTCTGGTTGTTAAAAGCTTCAACCCTGATCTTTCTTTCACCGTCCATCACGGTGTCGTTCTGCCTCTGTTCGACACACTCATCACGCTCCGTCGGTCTCATGTCCACCGTAAGATGGTGTTTGTTATCATAGTGACTGTGCACTTCTGGCGATTTGCTGTCCTCAGCGTCCTCATTGCAGAAGCGGATTATGCCGGGTAGGTCTATGCCTTCATCTGAGCAGATTGTTTGTTTCACAATCATGTCTTCAGTGACATTTATATATGAAGGTATGGGGGAGAGATCTCTTCGAGTCCGCGAACTTTCCTCGCGAATGGCTGACAGTTCCTTCTTCTGAGTGACCTCAACCGACTCGTGACCAGCTAAACGTTCTCCGTGATATGCTGGAGTAGAGTTCTTCTCGTCCTGGTAGCCGCTGACAACCTCAGCCTTGTGATTTTCGCGGTTTTCAGTCTTGGAAGGCGTTTGACCGTTTGCTTTTGCTTTACATTTGGTAGCCTCCGTGGTTTTGCGGCGCAGGTCGAGGACCGATGACGATGCGATTGATCTCTTGGGTGACTCAGCCTTTGATGTTGCTCCGGAATTATCGTATCGCTTCAAAAGGGTATCTTCCAAGTGCATACGGTAAGTTTCTTCGTATTTGACTACGGTAGTTTCAGTTGTTGGTCGACACGCCACACCTTTGTCGGCTTGGGCAACGTCACAGGCCATGGACGCTGCAGTCTTGTCGGAGCCAACCAAATGCAATTTCTCGCCAAACATAACTTGAAGGCCTCCATTAGATGGAGCAGGTTTGGGGAGGTCGCGGACGTACTCATGTCCTGGGCGTTTGTCCATGGGTTGACCGCGGCTACTATTTGCGCTGTTGATTTGtgttctcttctcttctttgaATGACATCCTTGCCACGGCTTCACGTTTGAGGAAATCGCTCTGCAATTCCGCATTGCAGCCTCTTGTGTTTTGTGAATCAGTAACCCACATTGCAACGAATTCGTCTTGCTGTCTCGCGTTTTCGTCTGGACGTTTTCTGAGCGGTTCCTTTTCAGTCAAGGGCATATTTAGACATTTGTTAGGTTGTCTTTCTTTAACTGAAGACGACGCACCTTTAGCGGATGATTCAGTCATGTGTTTATCGCCATGCGCATGACTGCTGTCTTCTGTGAGCCTTGTGTGAGGGACGATATTCTGAAAACCTTCAGGGCCTGACAATCTGTCTGGAGGCATCAGTGACCCCTCAGAAGTAGATGACGACGTTGTAATGCAGCGTGATGAAAATCCACTGTCAAGTTCATTTATTTCAAGCAGCTCCTTACGAATCGCAGCGTGTGCCTGGTTTTCACACGTTTGAGTTTGAGTGTCCGTAAGTGGCTGAGAAGAATGTGGTTGCTCGGCTGATGGCTGGGATGGTTGTTTGAGAGTTAGTGAAACCTCACGGGGCGCACCGTGTCTTTCATGGCTGAACCCGCTCCCCAGGTTAAAAGACAGACATTTTACCATGGCGTCTCTGAACTGAGGGTTATTCCTGTTCTCCCATCGCATTTTGTGAGCAGCCAACACTGGAATACAAACTGGGGGCACCTCCTGCATTCCAAAGCCTGACAGAAGGGGAATCAGTTTCAGTCCTTGTGACTTCAATGGCCAAATATCATTCATTGCTTCCGTAAATAAGGCGTCTGTCTCAAACCCCTTTGTGCACAGTAGAATTACTGTTCTTGTGCAGTGTGGGGTGATCCCCAATGATCCCGCGTAAGACTCGGGTCGAATGTTTACCATTAACTCTACTTTTGGGCGATGGTTCACACTGCCACAGGGCAACCACAGATTTTTTTCCAGCCAGACTTTACACTTGAATGCGAAGTTCTGGTCTGTTTCACGCGTAAGGATAACAGCGTCGTAGGCAAACCTGGGACACACTTGAGGGTAGCTGGTGTGATCTGCTGCAGTGAAGTTCGAACTATGGGCTTCAGTGTTGTACGGATTTTCTGGAGAACACATTGTTCTTGCGTCTACCCTGAAGCCGCGTGCATGGAAATCCGTTTTGTCGATGTCTTCTGCAGCTGACTGATGACTCGTGAGTGCTAGATCACGCTCCCTCCTTTTTCGCTTTGCTCTGCGTTTTTGGCCCAtgctttttccccttctttcttttgtttgttagtcCTGAAGTGTCTTTCGTTTGTGTCTTCCTGGTTCGATCAGGAAAACATGCAACCGAATTTATCAGGAATACAAATATGAACGATCAGTaatttcaggtcatgcacttgGCGATCTTTTGTACAGGCGAGTGCGAGGTTTGAAATCTGCCGAGACATGACTATTAGTTCTTCCGCACTGAACGCGGGGCTGTTCGGTAGCTCTCTCTTTTACATCAACATCAACTTTTCTCCAGCATTGGCAACGTCTTTAAACTCGTGAATCTCCATGCCATAACTAGGTCGAGGTGATAAACCCAAGCTTACGGCAATGGCCATGGTGAATCGATATCATGTCCGTTGACACCAGTAACAGTGGCTGAAATAGATAAAAGAAACCCTTCAGGTTCATGACAGCCCAAATTCAGATATGGCACAATGGCTCTTAAAAAATGAATTGTTTTGATCGGGgggtttaaaaaaagaaaactagtCACaaaaagaagggcaaagcccacacgactcacatgctgaacagaccttgatctttctttcagaataattttacaataaaactgagaaaaacaatacttcaaaatatatacatttaaactttgaaggaccctgtgaccttgaccttgaagtgaggtcaagttgccaaacatgtttctgaagatctaatgtatttccctcacacatatgtagttttggaagagttattttcaatagttcaaggtcaaggtcacttcaaaatatatacatttcaactttgaaggaccctgtgaccttgaccttgaagtgaggtcaagttgccaaacatgtttctgaagatcttgttaccatacaccatcaggccacaattggtgttgatagacttaatagtgtccaagaaatatacaatgttaaaggtttcacagacggacgggggggacggacgcccggaaggacaggcggacgatgtcggtgagtataaagactcacttttgtaagtataatgtatttccctcacacatatgtagatttggaagagttaccttccatagttcaaggtcaaggtcacttcaaactatgtatacaatccaactttaaaggacccttgcgaccttgaccttgaagcaaggtcaaccaaactggtgtccaaagatagggcttacattgccctgtatagcatacatagctaaggttgccattctcgataacttcagaaaaaaatgcgaaaatgtgaaaaatggtcgtttttaagacaacaattacggcccctgtgaccttgaacttgaagtgaggtcaagttgccgcacatgttttttgagatcttgtaaccatacaccatcaggccacatcaggtgttgatagacttaatagtgtccaagaaatatccaacgttaaagttttccggacggacggacggcgggacggacggacggacaactcgggtgagtacatagactcacttttgcttcgcatgtgagtcaaaaagggggtTCACCAATACTGCACAGAATCTGTACCGAATTACGTGCAGCAAAGGCGGCCAGTACAATTAACGCACCTACATCACGTGCTCGCAGCAGACCACGACATACGAAGATCAGTGACTTTCGTGCAGATAACTTCCTGTGATTTTCTCACAGTCACGGCTAGCTGAGCAAACTCTTTCCAAAATCGAAGAGGTGAAAAAACCCGCATCCCTGCAATCACTGCAAAACAATCTCCAGCAGATTTACAAATGAACTACATTgccagagaaagggagaatgtacgttctggctcaccgattccgacagaccctaaatattaacgcaaaataggcttctggactaaacttttactaaaatgaaacatgcgacaaaatcagaaaaatactgcataaatccatacaaaaaaaatacagtaaagtaaggttgttttgaaccaatgccgggtctgtcggaatcagtaacccagaacgtacattctccctt
Encoded proteins:
- the LOC138975090 gene encoding uncharacterized protein yields the protein MGQKRRAKRKRRERDLALTSHQSAAEDIDKTDFHARGFRVDARTMCSPENPYNTEAHSSNFTAADHTSYPQVCPRFAYDAVILTRETDQNFAFKCKVWLEKNLWLPCGSVNHRPKVELMVNIRPESYAGSLGITPHCTRTVILLCTKGFETDALFTEAMNDIWPLKSQGLKLIPLLSGFGMQEVPPVCIPVLAAHKMRWENRNNPQFRDAMVKCLSFNLGSGFSHERHGAPREVSLTLKQPSQPSAEQPHSSQPLTDTQTQTCENQAHAAIRKELLEINELDSGFSSRCITTSSSTSEGSLMPPDRLSGPEGFQNIVPHTRLTEDSSHAHGDKHMTESSAKGASSSVKERQPNKCLNMPLTEKEPLRKRPDENARQQDEFVAMWVTDSQNTRGCNAELQSDFLKREAVARMSFKEEKRTQINSANSSRGQPMDKRPGHEYVRDLPKPAPSNGGLQVMFGEKLHLVGSDKTAASMACDVAQADKGVACRPTTETTVVKYEETYRMHLEDTLLKRYDNSGATSKAESPKRSIASSSVLDLRRKTTEATKCKAKANGQTPSKTENRENHKAEVVSGYQDEKNSTPAYHGERLAGHESVEVTQKKELSAIREESSRTRRDLSPIPSYINVTEDMIVKQTICSDEGIDLPGIIRFCNEDAEDSKSPEVHSHYDNKHHLTVDMRPTERDECVEQRQNDTVMDGERKIRVEAFNNQRSGLTCKTSCVSNVPQKGKSARGSEKQSPGLKLVIPGPTPHPQENRWEHCQPERKSHSAGKTPCLIVLGIDNGRAHSSDDVSQRSSAIHIEHVGILNMYNTTNNNNSTDKSQNSQRATKETGIQADPPKQSPGVSTSCENLYADHIYENPRSPEEPYVVIPPPVLPARGPKQLEWAKLHEDRNRKRKKGVNGNAICKLEGTQPGPAYKKIVPWITSKLRAVPCCIRRKKLANN